The Pseudomonadota bacterium genome segment TGGTGGCCTCGGTCGTCGAGCAGCATGGCCTCGGTGGCCTCTTGGCGGTGACGGCCACCTGCGGATTGCTCCAGGTGGCGACGGGCGCCTTGGGCCTGGGGCAGTTCATGCGGCTGGTGCCGCTCCCCGTCGTCGAGGGCTTCACCGCGGGCATTGGCGCGATCATCCTCGTCGGTCAGCTCCCGCGCGTGCTCGGCCTGCCGCCGCCGAGCAACGCCCAGGTCTTGGAGGTCCTGAAGCACATCGGCGAGGTGCTCGCCCACGCGCGACTGGTGCCCTTCGTGATCGCCTCGGGTGCCCTCGGCCTGACGCTCGGCCTGAAGCGGCTCGGGCCGCTTTTCCCCGGCCCCCTGGTGGCTGTGGCGCTGCCAACGGTGGTGGTGGCGGCGCTGGGCCTCGACGTCGAGCTGATCGGCGCGATTCCTCGGTCGCTGCCCTTTCCGACGGCACCGGCGATGCCCGCGCTCTCCGAGCTTCCCTCGATTCTCGCGCTGACCTTCATCGTCTATGCGCTGGCCTCGCTCGAGTCGCTGCTCTCCGCGACGGCCGTCGATAAGCTCTCACGCCAGGGCAAGCACGATCCGGATCAAGAGCTGGTGGGGCAGGGCCTGGCGAACGTCGCCTCGGCGCTCTTCGGCGGCATTCCCGTGACCAGCGTGATCGTGCGCTCGACGCTCAATGTCCAGGCAGGCGGCCGCACCCGTCGCGCCGCGCTCCTCCATGCGGTCGTCGTGCTCTTGGTCGTCTATCTGATTGCGCCGGTGCTCGGGCGCGTGCCGGTGGCGGCGTTGGCTGGGCTGCTGGCAGCGGTAGCCCTGAGGATGCTGGCCGTGCGCCGCTTCATCGCGCTCTGGCGCGAGTCGCGCAGCGAGGGCGTGGTGTATTTGTCGACCTTCGCGGTCATGCTCTTCGTCGACCTCGTCCAGGGCGTGCAATGGGGCGTCGTGGCTGCGCTGGCGATCACGGCGATTCGACTCGGCCGGATGCCCCATGGACCGCTGGTCACCGGCGACGACCCCTGTCGCGTGCAGCTCGCGGGACCGCTGACCTTCCTCTCGTCGCTCGGGCTCCACTCGCTGCGCAAGCAGGTCGAAGAGCTCGAGCCTGGACAGCGTCTGGTGATCGAGCTCGAGGAGGTCAACACCATCGACACCTCGGCGGCCGAGCAGCTTGCCGACCTCGCGGGCACGGCGCGGGCGCGCGGCGTGCGGATGGCGCTGCGCGGGTTGCACCCCGAGCTGGCGCGCCGCGTCGTCGCGGTCGATCACGCCGGGCTCGTGCAGGA includes the following:
- a CDS encoding bifunctional SulP family inorganic anion transporter/carbonic anhydrase is translated as MPIFNPRYDLGIRALLPKWRRMVSREHLRGDVLAALTVACIAIPLSLAIALASGVKPETGLITAIVGGLVGALFGGAPLAVSGPAAAMAVLVASVVEQHGLGGLLAVTATCGLLQVATGALGLGQFMRLVPLPVVEGFTAGIGAIILVGQLPRVLGLPPPSNAQVLEVLKHIGEVLAHARLVPFVIASGALGLTLGLKRLGPLFPGPLVAVALPTVVVAALGLDVELIGAIPRSLPFPTAPAMPALSELPSILALTFIVYALASLESLLSATAVDKLSRQGKHDPDQELVGQGLANVASALFGGIPVTSVIVRSTLNVQAGGRTRRAALLHAVVVLLVVYLIAPVLGRVPVAALAGLLAAVALRMLAVRRFIALWRESRSEGVVYLSTFAVMLFVDLVQGVQWGVVAALAITAIRLGRMPHGPLVTGDDPCRVQLAGPLTFLSSLGLHSLRKQVEELEPGQRLVIELEEVNTIDTSAAEQLADLAGTARARGVRMALRGLHPELARRVVAVDHAGLVQDVLAQTDRDVLTVLASEKPMSARQRLQFGVDHYRRDYLPRYAALFRQLAPGQSPHTLFITCADSRIQPNLMTSSDPGELFLIRNVGNIVPLATADYAGSTGAAVEYAVGVLGVSQIVVCGHSGCGAIAALSNPAGIAETLPALRRWVGSTKAAELCQALPSGAAQDEIARLNARSQLDNLRGYGVVQHRSDEGQLKLHAWFFDIFSGQIEEWNVEQGRWIAVASRASGAS